ATGAACAATGTGCTAGTAAATCTTAAAGTGGTGGGGTTCTTAATAGCCTAGATTGTTTTAAGAAATAACGGTGTGTTCAGACCAGTTTAATTTGTTGTTGGTGAAGTGTTCGGGATTAGATTTGCACTTGCGCACGTATTTCAGTTATCTTGTTAAAACGGGTTTCTTTTTAGTTTGAGTTGAATAGGTTCCTTCTTTTTGTGTGTGCGGTAGGTTTCATGCTAAAATTAACAACTTCCATACTGAAAGAGAGGAGACCCGTGAGGCAGAAAAGGACCACCAAACCCATTTCCATTGAATGTCGGGTCGaatcgcggcggcggcgacgaggactGACCTGAATGTGTGTTCGGCATGCATGAGTATATATGTAGGactgaggagaggagaggagccgGAGAGGTGCCATGCGTGGTCGCTCAGTTTGCCGGCCGGCGGGGAAGGCGGCGAAGTTGGGTGGAGAGACGGACTGACGATTCTTCTCGGGAGAGAATTAAATTTGGGGAAGACGGCGTACGTACGGCAGCCGCGGCGGTTAGCTCTAGCACGTGAGGAcgacgaacgaacgaacgaaccgGATTTGGTTGGGAGAAGAAGAGAGAAGAAAGAAAGAGGAAAAGGGTACGGACGTGGCGTCGTGGGTCCCACCTCCATTTCACGCTAAAATTAACAACTTCCATATTGATGGAGATGGCAATGTTCTGTCTGAGTCGGCGGTACATCCTTTGGGCACATCCTTTGGGCTGCTTTTGGCTGCTTAGTATTTTTGGAATTTTAGGAGAATATACCATGGTTTTTGTAGAAACACCAGTTTTAAATACTTTGATGTGTCTGGATTCGACAAATACTTTAGTTTTACAAACCGCAGTATATCCAAAACcatgtggttgttgttgttgttgtatctaGAAAAGAGGCCCCAACCTCTTTTTTAAAACTGAGAAGCGTTTGCTAAGGCTGTTGAAGAGAACTTTGTTACTATAGTAGGTGTACCTGGTGTTATAAATCCTGATCCCAAGGCCAAGATTCGTCGAGTGTCTCTACAGAATGATGGCGAGGTTTCGCCGGGTATTGATGTATCTAGTGCCCGATCACTCCATGTGTTTTGTCGTAATGTGAAGATCCCATCTTTGTCGGAGTTTCGACTCTTGCGTGTTCTGGACTTTGAGGATTGTTCACAGTTAGAAGATGATCACCTTGTGGGTATTGGAAATTTGTTGCAGCTCAAGTACCtgcttaatgggctcggcccagtcgCAAGCGCATGTGGGTGTCGGGTCATTGTTTAACGCTGAATGCGTCATATAGGGACCCCCTCCTACCAGCCTATTAGGGCCTAAAAAAAAGACACTAGCCTATTACGGCTGTAATTGAGAAAACCACCAAAAAACAACATTCCAAGCCTATccagtacttcctccgtcccacaagatgtaagacaagaattttgggacgaagaGAGTACGTTTTTACGGGCGGGGAGGATGATCTGTCGTCTGTTTCGCACTAGCTAAACTGAAGGAGTACCTAAAACAAAATTCTAtgcttaattctttttgcagacagTGTAATCCGAATGTACACAAAGAGGATTTTACTGTGCTTAGCAAGCTCTTCTGCAACATCTTGTGGCCGATCTTGCAGTAGTTGCATTTAGATTTTAGAAAAAGCCCGCCCAGTTCTCTTTGCGGAGGGTGTTTTACAGGTGTATTGGGCTGGGATATGACATTCCAAGCAGGCCTTAGATCATGGACCTTTATATCTTATAACATGACATTCCAGCGGTGCAGACCGGAAACTAACAAAAGAGTAATATTGTCACCTGTTTCAGATTTCTACATCAACTTGGTACATAAGAATTTTCCAAGTGGTGCCCTAGGAGGATTTCCGTGAAACGAAAACATATATCTTCTGAAAGAAACCAATAATACTGTGTACTCTCTCTgtgaactaatataagagcgtttagatcactactctaGTATTCTAAACCCTCTTATATTAGTTTAAGAAAACCATTACGGAGTACACACTAGTGTACTCTAATTATCTAATCACCAATGGATTGTAAGTGCTTCCTCTTTGCTCTGTGAATAACAAGTTTTTTTCCAAGCTTGGGCCAAACCCAAACGCAACAGCATAGAGCAACACCACAATGAGCAAAGCGAGAGAAAAATGTGAACTTAAACAGTTAAAATGCCTGTCCAAATGCTTTTGTCAGAGCAGAGGTTGCTCGATCAATCACCAAAAAAGGCAACCAGATTAAAAGGTATACAAGTGTACTCGACATTCATTCGGAACAATCATGGTACAAGATATCTCGCTGCCACCAGCAGACTGCCAAATGTATAGTTCAAACGATTCTGTGAATCTATAACAGAGATACGCTGCAAATATCGTAAAACATTTCTAATGAATCGCTGTGACGAATGGTTCCTACAATCTTTCGGTGCTTGGTGTATATTTCCTATATTATTACCTGTTCTGGCTTTCAAGTTGCTGGGACCTTCCTGTTGGGCTCAAAGACATACTTGATCAACGAGTCTTTGATCGATAGCAGCTCGGGGAACTCTCTCTTCAGCTTTGTCGCGTCCATCTCGTTGTTGCTCCGAGGTGCAACAATGACCTTGGCCTGTTCTTCTAGCGTGAAGTTTGTCCACTTGTAGCTGGGATCCATGTACTTCTTATACATCTCCAGAATCTCATTGTGGCTGACCACGCCAGGATTGGTGAAGTTCCAGATGCCCCGCAAGTTCCTTTTTGCCATCTCAACTGAAATCGGCAAAAGCTCATCCAACACAGTCATGCTGTTTGGGATGTTTACCACCTTGTCGTAACGGCTAATCTTTGTGATGAAGTTTCGGGGATTGTTGAGGTCAGACGATATCGGCATCCGGACTCGCAGAGTGCAGACATTCTCATACTCCTTCAACAGTTCCTCGACCTGCATTGCCCAGGGAACAAATGATCAGAAGTTTCTTCCAGTATTTGCATCTCAAATTTCAAAACATAATATCACCACAAAGATAAATACTACTAACAAAGTAGTCATTACAGAAGAGGAGAAGCAGTTACCATTGCCTTGGTCTTTGAATAGAATGAACCAGTAAAGTTTGGTTTGTCCTCTTCTTTGAAGCCGATGCCTGACCCTTCAGGATGATTTGCATCATATTCAAATATGCACCCAGTGGCATAGTTCATCACCAATAACCCATGCTCCCGACAAACATCAGCTAGAGTCAAGGTGCCCACAACATTGGTACGTATGGTGTCCGGCTTGTGAGACTCACACCAATCAACATTGGGTCTGCCAGTAACACCAGCAGCATTGAAGACATGTGTTGGCTTAACAGTTTGGATATCAAGGACAATGGAAAAGCGCTCTTCCAAGCGACCTTTTCCATACTCGTATGGAATTCCTTGCTTCTCACATATTTTGCCAAGCAGTCCACCAATCCATCCTGTCCGGCCATATATCAAGAACTTGAGCAAACGCGTTTGGGAAGAACTTTCTGATGTTGGAGCCACCATCTTTGTTTGATTGTTAGTAAACAGATTTAGCATTCCTTTAATTTCCTCAGAGCCCTCATACCCAGGCATCATCAGTGTCCTCGGATGAGGCAACAGTGCACCAGAAACATCACCCCAATAGTCAGAATTAGCTACATACCATTCCATTGTCTTCCTCAGGCCCTCCTCCCATCTAGTGCGCTCAGACCACCCAAGACTCTTGAGCTTCTCATCATCCAAGAAATACCTCTGATCATTGAAAGGTCTATTATCGACCAACTGGATTACTTTATCAGCTTCAAGATTGAAAAGCCTGCAGACATCCTTTGCCACATCAGTGACTGTCCTCTCTCTCTTTGTTCCAATGTTGTAAACATGTCCAACTTCTCCACGATGAAGAATGACTTCAAAAGCCTCAGCAACATCCTCACAATAGAGGTAGCTTCGGACATTGGATCCATCACCATGAATTGGGAGGGGCTTTCCTCTCATGGCCAAAAGAATGAACTTCGGAATAAGCTTTTCAGGAAACTGGTTAGGACCATACACATTATTTCCCCGGGTAGTGATGACTGGCAGACCATAGGATCTCCCATAAGCCATGACAAGCATCTCTGCTCCAGCTTTGGTGGCTGAATAAGGATTTGTGGGGAGCAGCTGTGAGGCCTCATGGTTACCAACCACTGCATCCTCATCAGTCTCGCCATAGACCTCATCAGTGCTAACGTGGATGAACCTCCTGATCTGGCCAGTGACCTTGCAAGCTTCAAGAAGAACATGAGTACCGTAAATGTTGTTCTTGGTGAATTCAAAGGAGTTGCCAAAAGAATTGTCAACATGTGTCTGGGCTGCAAAGTGCATTATTGTATCAATGTTCTCTGTGACCAGGAGGAAGTTGACAAGATCAGCACTGGCAATATCGCCCTTGACAAACTTGAAGTTTGGTGACGAGCTGGCAGGGAGAAGGTTCTTCAGATTGGAGCAGTAATCAAGCTTGTCAAGGACGACAATCTTGTAATCAGGGTAGTTCCGTACAATGCGGTTTGTGACATGGGAAGCGATGAAACCAGCAGCTCCTGTAATGAGGATGCTCTTAGGTGTGTAGGGTGTCGCCATATTGGACTGTAATTTCTGAAATCCTGTTGTACAAGTAGAGTATTTAAAAGGATCAGACAAGGTACAGTTTATGATACAGACAATATAAAATGAAACAACTGATATGTAATAACTAGAATATTACTACATATTATCTTTTGAACTGTCAGAACACGATACAATGAGAAACTGAACCAAGCTCCCCTGTAGAAAGAATTCAGACAGACCAGGAAGGCCAGTTTCAGCCTCTTAAGGTCACTACATAAATGGGAAGCTG
Above is a window of Triticum dicoccoides isolate Atlit2015 ecotype Zavitan chromosome 5B, WEW_v2.0, whole genome shotgun sequence DNA encoding:
- the LOC119307145 gene encoding trifunctional UDP-glucose 4,6-dehydratase/UDP-4-keto-6-deoxy-D-glucose 3,5-epimerase/UDP-4-keto-L-rhamnose-reductase RHM1-like; this translates as MATPYTPKSILITGAAGFIASHVTNRIVRNYPDYKIVVLDKLDYCSNLKNLLPASSSPNFKFVKGDIASADLVNFLLVTENIDTIMHFAAQTHVDNSFGNSFEFTKNNIYGTHVLLEACKVTGQIRRFIHVSTDEVYGETDEDAVVGNHEASQLLPTNPYSATKAGAEMLVMAYGRSYGLPVITTRGNNVYGPNQFPEKLIPKFILLAMRGKPLPIHGDGSNVRSYLYCEDVAEAFEVILHRGEVGHVYNIGTKRERTVTDVAKDVCRLFNLEADKVIQLVDNRPFNDQRYFLDDEKLKSLGWSERTRWEEGLRKTMEWYVANSDYWGDVSGALLPHPRTLMMPGYEGSEEIKGMLNLFTNNQTKMVAPTSESSSQTRLLKFLIYGRTGWIGGLLGKICEKQGIPYEYGKGRLEERFSIVLDIQTVKPTHVFNAAGVTGRPNVDWCESHKPDTIRTNVVGTLTLADVCREHGLLVMNYATGCIFEYDANHPEGSGIGFKEEDKPNFTGSFYSKTKAMVEELLKEYENVCTLRVRMPISSDLNNPRNFITKISRYDKVVNIPNSMTVLDELLPISVEMAKRNLRGIWNFTNPGVVSHNEILEMYKKYMDPSYKWTNFTLEEQAKVIVAPRSNNEMDATKLKREFPELLSIKDSLIKYVFEPNRKVPAT